In Vreelandella piezotolerans, one genomic interval encodes:
- a CDS encoding UPF0149 family protein — translation MSLIDERQDFSDVADVFLLHGSMQSPAFLDGRLCGLLALRDVTADAWLEEVCLSLGVEQPRDQASAERLLGWRRQTLEALSASDMNYAPLLPDELFSLAEQAQGLKEWTLGFMEVIEDVVDDALRERWSQTLKEAIDDLEGLGQIETDIDDSPENENDLFALTEHARMAAMLLYTEQHPGQPQVEQTDAPVH, via the coding sequence ATGTCATTGATTGACGAACGGCAGGATTTTTCTGACGTAGCGGATGTATTTTTACTCCACGGCAGTATGCAGTCTCCTGCCTTTCTGGACGGACGGCTGTGCGGCTTGTTGGCACTGCGGGATGTCACTGCCGACGCATGGCTGGAAGAAGTGTGTCTAAGCCTGGGGGTCGAGCAACCCCGTGATCAGGCTAGCGCCGAGCGCCTGTTGGGCTGGCGCCGCCAGACGTTGGAAGCGCTGAGCGCGAGCGACATGAATTACGCACCGCTGCTGCCCGACGAGCTGTTCTCTCTTGCCGAGCAGGCGCAAGGGCTGAAAGAGTGGACGTTGGGCTTCATGGAAGTCATCGAGGACGTCGTCGACGACGCGCTTCGGGAGCGCTGGTCGCAGACCTTGAAAGAAGCGATCGATGATCTGGAAGGCCTCGGCCAGATCGAGACCGACATCGACGATAGCCCGGAGAACGAGAACGACCTGTTTGCGCTGACGGAACACGCGCGAATGGCGGCCATGTTGCTCTACACCGAACAGCATCCCGGTCAGCCCCAAGTAGAGCAAACCGACGCCCCCGTTCATTGA
- the ilvA gene encoding threonine ammonia-lyase, biosynthetic, which yields MLEATVKKILQARVYEAACETPISPAPFLSRRFNNQILIKREDLQPVFSFKIRGAYNKMAQLTDEQKAKGVIAASAGNHAQGLAMAAKLMGVKAVIVMPRITPDIKVQAVRARGAKVVLKGDAFAAAAEHAQELINEHGYTYIPPFDDIDVVAGQGTIGVEILRQHGGRLDAIFIPVGGGGLIAGVAAYVKYLRPDIKIIGVEAEDSACLKAAMEAGERVVLDQVGVFAEGVAVAQIGEVPFSLVRDLVDDVITVNTDEMCAAVKDIFEDTRAVAETSGALSLAGLKKYVQQTGAEGETLLCINSGANTNFDRLQHIAERTELGEQREAILAVTIAEKPGSFKKFCRTLGKRMVTEFSYRYADDSDAHIFVGVQIKPGGEDRQAVIDKLREGGYQVEDLTDNELAKLHIRHLSGGRPSERFEEELYRFEFPERPGALMNFLTQLPHDWNISLFHYRNHGAAYGRVLVGMQVPSEDRTHVTEYLDAIGYRYWQESDNPAYRLFMA from the coding sequence ATGCTCGAAGCCACCGTCAAAAAGATCCTCCAAGCCCGCGTTTATGAAGCCGCTTGTGAGACGCCCATTTCGCCCGCTCCCTTTTTGTCGCGTCGCTTCAATAACCAGATTTTGATCAAACGCGAGGATTTACAGCCGGTCTTTTCGTTCAAAATTCGTGGAGCCTACAACAAAATGGCCCAGTTGACCGATGAGCAGAAGGCCAAAGGGGTCATCGCGGCGTCGGCGGGCAACCACGCTCAGGGGTTGGCTATGGCCGCCAAGCTGATGGGCGTGAAAGCAGTCATCGTCATGCCGCGTATCACGCCGGATATCAAGGTTCAAGCGGTGCGTGCTCGTGGCGCCAAGGTAGTCCTCAAAGGCGATGCCTTCGCGGCGGCTGCCGAGCATGCTCAGGAACTGATCAACGAGCACGGTTACACCTATATTCCACCGTTTGACGACATCGACGTGGTGGCCGGGCAAGGCACCATTGGTGTCGAAATTCTGCGCCAGCACGGGGGGCGTTTGGACGCGATTTTCATCCCCGTCGGCGGCGGTGGCCTGATTGCTGGCGTGGCAGCCTACGTAAAGTACCTGCGTCCAGACATCAAAATCATCGGCGTGGAAGCCGAGGATAGCGCCTGTCTCAAAGCCGCTATGGAGGCCGGCGAGCGCGTGGTGTTGGATCAGGTCGGTGTCTTTGCCGAAGGCGTTGCGGTAGCGCAAATTGGTGAAGTGCCGTTCTCGCTGGTGCGCGACCTCGTCGACGACGTGATTACCGTGAATACCGATGAGATGTGTGCCGCGGTAAAGGATATTTTCGAAGATACTCGCGCCGTTGCTGAAACCTCTGGCGCACTCTCGTTGGCAGGTCTCAAAAAGTACGTTCAGCAGACGGGGGCTGAAGGCGAGACGCTGCTGTGTATCAATTCGGGGGCCAATACCAACTTCGACCGCCTGCAGCACATTGCCGAACGTACCGAGCTAGGCGAGCAGCGCGAAGCCATCTTGGCCGTCACCATCGCCGAAAAACCCGGCAGCTTCAAGAAGTTCTGCCGCACGCTGGGGAAACGGATGGTGACCGAATTCAGCTACCGCTACGCCGATGATAGCGACGCGCATATCTTCGTGGGCGTTCAAATCAAGCCGGGCGGGGAGGATCGACAGGCGGTGATCGATAAATTGCGCGAAGGTGGTTATCAGGTGGAAGATTTAACCGATAATGAATTAGCAAAGCTGCATATTCGCCATTTAAGTGGCGGACGCCCCAGCGAGCGTTTTGAAGAGGAACTTTATCGCTTTGAGTTTCCAGAGCGTCCTGGTGCACTGATGAATTTTTTAACTCAACTGCCACACGATTGGAATATCTCTCTATTTCACTATCGTAATCACGGTGCTGCTTATGGGCGTGTATTAGTGGGTATGCAAGTGCCGAGCGAGGATCGCACGCACGTCACCGAGTACTTGGATGCCATTGGCTACCGCTATTGGCAAGAGAGCGATAACCCCGCCTATCGACTCTTTATGGCGTAA
- a CDS encoding UbiH/UbiF/VisC/COQ6 family ubiquinone biosynthesis hydroxylase codes for MTTSADAAKPSIIPFDAVIVGAGMVGTALAGLLAEAGMQVALVEAKPSPLRLQDVADGVPAPRVSALTPVSQRLLTHLGAWPAMEAARVTPYRYMEVWDAEGSGRIRFSADEAGTATLGHIVENEVTLAALNEQVAKQPTLTRLDGVRVEALQTTARGRWLVLDDGRQLQTPLLVAADGARSALRALAGIPVAEESMAQEAVVTTVRCTHPHGGTARQSFLGGRPLAFLPLTVRGDDRYCSIVWSTTLEHAQGLTEHSPEGLGKALGEAFEHRLGEVVPVDRAYRFPLVQRHAQHYVQPNFALVGDAAHSLHPLAGQGVNLGLMDAAVLAEEVVGAWRRGAPWGSVTTLSRFERRRRLDNATMLGLMKGFKQLFGSQQPVLTLARNVGMSGMNKFVPLKRLVMRQATGERGRLPISCR; via the coding sequence ATGACTACGTCAGCAGACGCGGCTAAGCCTTCCATCATCCCTTTCGATGCCGTGATCGTAGGAGCGGGCATGGTGGGCACGGCGCTGGCCGGGCTATTGGCCGAGGCGGGTATGCAGGTGGCGCTAGTAGAAGCCAAGCCGTCACCGCTGCGCTTGCAGGATGTGGCCGACGGAGTTCCCGCCCCACGCGTTAGCGCACTGACGCCGGTGTCACAGCGGCTGCTCACCCATTTGGGGGCTTGGCCCGCCATGGAGGCGGCGCGCGTCACGCCTTACCGGTACATGGAGGTGTGGGATGCCGAGGGCAGCGGTCGTATTCGTTTTTCGGCCGACGAGGCAGGCACCGCCACGCTGGGGCACATCGTCGAGAACGAGGTGACGCTGGCGGCGCTTAACGAGCAAGTGGCCAAGCAGCCGACGTTGACGCGGTTGGATGGTGTGCGGGTGGAGGCGCTGCAAACCACGGCGCGTGGCCGCTGGCTGGTGCTCGACGATGGCAGGCAGCTACAGACGCCGCTGCTTGTCGCCGCCGATGGCGCGCGCTCTGCGCTACGAGCGCTAGCGGGCATCCCGGTGGCCGAGGAGTCGATGGCGCAAGAGGCGGTGGTCACCACGGTGCGCTGTACTCATCCCCACGGCGGCACCGCACGACAATCTTTCCTGGGCGGTCGTCCGCTGGCGTTCTTACCGCTCACCGTGCGCGGAGACGACCGCTACTGTTCCATTGTCTGGTCCACCACGCTCGAGCATGCCCAAGGGCTGACCGAGCACTCGCCAGAAGGGCTGGGGAAGGCGCTCGGCGAGGCGTTCGAGCATCGTTTGGGGGAGGTCGTGCCTGTGGATCGTGCCTACCGTTTCCCGCTGGTCCAGCGCCACGCCCAGCATTATGTGCAGCCCAACTTCGCGTTGGTAGGTGATGCCGCCCACAGTCTGCATCCGCTGGCCGGGCAGGGCGTTAATTTGGGCTTGATGGACGCTGCGGTATTGGCGGAAGAAGTGGTCGGAGCGTGGCGGCGCGGCGCGCCCTGGGGCAGCGTGACGACACTCAGCCGTTTCGAGCGTCGAAGGCGTTTGGATAACGCCACCATGCTGGGGCTGATGAAAGGCTTCAAGCAGCTGTTTGGTAGCCAGCAGCCGGTGCTGACGCTGGCGCGCAATGTCGGGATGAGCGGCATGAACAAGTTCGTACCGCTTAAGCGCTTGGTGATGCGGCAGGCGACCGGAGAGCGGGGTCGCCTGCCGATCTCCTGCCGTTAG
- a CDS encoding cell division protein ZapA has protein sequence MSHAKRPTKEITLLGRSYMIACDTGEEAQLERAARYLDRAMHGIHAQSSVLGSERIAIMAALNITHELLEALDEHRAGEANLNRLSERLERALAGTRRNAP, from the coding sequence ATGAGTCACGCAAAGCGGCCAACGAAAGAGATTACCCTACTGGGTCGCAGCTATATGATTGCTTGCGACACCGGCGAAGAAGCCCAGCTCGAACGTGCTGCTCGCTATTTGGACCGCGCGATGCACGGCATACACGCCCAAAGCAGCGTCCTGGGAAGTGAGCGCATCGCCATCATGGCCGCGCTCAATATTACCCATGAATTGCTAGAAGCGCTGGATGAGCACCGGGCCGGTGAAGCCAATCTGAATCGTTTGAGCGAGCGGCTCGAGCGTGCTCTAGCGGGCACTCGGCGCAATGCGCCTTGA
- a CDS encoding S41 family peptidase, which yields MTLSVTEVSAPAKRLLATLLPLALLAAPLPLAAQPSNSAADDLPLEEIQTFAEVFERIKRGYVEEVDDRTLLRNAMRGMLSELDPHSAYLDEEEYQSLRESTQGEFGGIGIEVGTQNGQLMVVTPIDDTPASRAGLLSQDIIVAIDGTPTDSLSLQEAVNLMRGEPGTTLRLTILRSGEEAPREFTLTREVIRSESVKQETLEPGYGYLRISQFQSRTPEQARRALERMAREQPLEGLILDLRNNPGGVLQAAVGVADLFLDDGLIVYTEGRLSDTEMSFSASPDTPAGDVPLVVLINSGSASAAEIVAGALQDQRRGVIMGTESFGKGSVQQIMPLGNGEGLKLTTALYYTPNGRSIQAQGIEPDVEVVRGRLEVAEARRAIREADLDGHLGSQSDMPPERAAMSQRLRDDYQLSEALNLLKALNVVDRRRG from the coding sequence ATGACGCTATCTGTTACCGAGGTATCGGCCCCTGCCAAGCGCTTATTGGCCACCCTGCTACCGCTCGCGCTGCTGGCGGCCCCGCTCCCTCTGGCAGCCCAGCCGTCGAACAGCGCCGCTGATGATCTGCCGTTGGAAGAGATTCAAACGTTCGCCGAGGTCTTCGAGCGTATCAAGCGCGGCTACGTCGAAGAGGTCGACGACCGTACGCTGCTGCGTAACGCCATGCGGGGCATGCTCAGCGAGCTCGACCCTCATTCGGCCTACTTGGATGAAGAGGAGTACCAAAGCCTGCGGGAGTCTACCCAAGGCGAGTTTGGCGGCATCGGTATCGAAGTCGGCACCCAAAATGGCCAACTGATGGTCGTCACGCCCATCGATGACACGCCCGCCTCCCGGGCAGGCCTGCTGTCTCAGGACATCATCGTGGCCATCGATGGCACCCCCACCGACAGCCTCTCACTTCAGGAAGCCGTCAACCTGATGCGCGGTGAGCCAGGCACCACGCTGCGCCTGACGATTTTGCGTTCTGGCGAAGAGGCACCACGGGAGTTTACCCTCACCCGTGAAGTGATCCGCAGTGAGAGCGTCAAACAGGAGACGCTGGAACCCGGCTACGGCTATTTACGCATTAGCCAATTCCAGTCCCGCACGCCCGAGCAGGCTCGCCGAGCCTTGGAGCGCATGGCGCGAGAGCAGCCTCTGGAAGGGTTGATTCTCGATTTGCGCAATAATCCTGGCGGCGTCTTGCAGGCCGCGGTCGGCGTGGCCGATCTGTTCCTCGATGACGGGCTCATCGTCTATACCGAAGGACGTCTTTCGGACACCGAGATGTCGTTTTCGGCGTCTCCCGACACCCCCGCCGGTGATGTGCCGCTCGTGGTCCTCATCAACAGCGGTAGCGCATCGGCTGCGGAAATCGTCGCGGGCGCCCTGCAAGACCAGCGCCGGGGTGTCATCATGGGAACAGAAAGCTTCGGTAAAGGCTCCGTGCAGCAGATCATGCCGCTGGGCAATGGCGAAGGCTTAAAGCTGACGACCGCGCTGTACTACACCCCCAATGGCCGCTCGATCCAGGCGCAAGGTATCGAACCCGACGTAGAAGTGGTGCGTGGCCGCCTGGAAGTGGCGGAGGCGCGACGCGCCATTCGTGAGGCGGACTTGGACGGACACCTCGGTAGCCAAAGCGACATGCCTCCCGAGCGTGCCGCCATGTCTCAGCGGTTACGCGACGACTACCAGCTTAGCGAGGCGCTTAATTTGCTGAAAGCGCTGAACGTCGTGGATCGCCGCCGCGGCTAA
- a CDS encoding NAD-dependent epimerase/dehydratase family protein: MLTYPHHVLVTGGAGFIGSHTVERLLQDNHRVRVLDNFSTGRLSNLPTHPLLDVVVGDIRSVEDVQTAMKGVTHCLHLAAQVSVASSVADPVGSATHNILGALNVMHAASMAHVSKLVYASSAAVYGIPAQLPLPEEAELQPLSPYGLEKWVDERYAALLGSLHGLPSLGLRYFNVYGPRQDPNSPYAGVIARFLDRLLSHQPPLVFGDGLQSRDFIYVGDIARANVAALFSPQCGICNVATGQQIDLLTLIDLLGQLTHCHLTPQHLPAKAEDIRDSCGNNRRLSEWLMIEPTWTLTEGLSELISYVSPAHGYLDEPSRINA, translated from the coding sequence ATGCTAACGTACCCACATCATGTATTGGTGACTGGCGGCGCAGGATTCATCGGCTCCCATACCGTCGAGCGACTGTTGCAAGACAACCATCGCGTCAGGGTATTAGATAACTTCTCCACAGGGCGTTTAAGCAACCTCCCTACACACCCTTTACTAGACGTCGTCGTCGGCGATATTCGCAGCGTAGAGGATGTTCAAACCGCCATGAAGGGGGTGACACATTGTTTGCATCTAGCTGCCCAAGTCTCCGTGGCAAGCTCCGTTGCCGATCCCGTGGGCTCTGCCACCCATAATATTTTAGGTGCCCTCAACGTCATGCATGCGGCGTCTATGGCCCATGTGAGTAAACTCGTCTACGCCTCCTCGGCTGCGGTGTACGGTATTCCTGCACAACTGCCATTGCCAGAAGAGGCCGAACTGCAGCCCTTATCACCGTATGGACTAGAGAAGTGGGTCGATGAGCGCTATGCGGCCCTATTAGGTAGTCTGCATGGCCTACCCAGCCTAGGGCTTCGCTATTTCAATGTGTATGGTCCCCGCCAAGACCCTAACTCCCCGTATGCGGGCGTCATTGCACGCTTCCTCGACCGTCTTCTCAGCCATCAGCCCCCCCTAGTGTTCGGGGATGGCTTGCAGTCGCGAGATTTTATTTATGTGGGCGATATTGCCCGGGCAAACGTGGCCGCCTTATTTAGCCCCCAGTGCGGCATCTGCAACGTAGCCACTGGTCAGCAGATTGATTTGCTTACGTTAATTGATCTGTTGGGACAACTGACCCACTGCCATTTGACCCCGCAGCACCTGCCCGCCAAAGCCGAGGATATTCGGGACTCGTGCGGCAACAACCGACGTTTATCCGAGTGGTTAATGATCGAGCCAACGTGGACCTTGACAGAAGGCTTAAGCGAGCTGATTAGTTATGTAAGCCCTGCGCACGGCTATCTTGATGAGCCCTCGCGCATAAACGCTTAG
- the rpiA gene encoding ribose-5-phosphate isomerase RpiA has protein sequence MTQDELKAAVADAAIDEITPHLEKETVLGIGTGSTANLFIDRLGPLRDRFKGAVASSEASAERLKGLGIEVFELNHVGDVPFYIDGADEVNAHLHMIKGGGAALTREKIVAACAKRFICIADGSKYVAQLGQFPLPVEVIPMARSYVARELVKLGAEPVYRQGVVTDNGNHIIDCFNFMIEDPVAMEARINAIVGVVTNGLFAARGADVLLLGKTYGVERKALR, from the coding sequence ATGACACAAGATGAATTGAAAGCGGCGGTAGCCGACGCTGCTATCGACGAGATTACGCCTCACTTGGAAAAAGAGACCGTACTGGGTATTGGTACCGGCTCGACGGCCAACCTGTTTATCGACCGCCTAGGCCCCTTACGCGACCGTTTCAAAGGCGCCGTGGCCAGCTCAGAAGCCAGCGCCGAACGACTAAAAGGTCTCGGCATCGAGGTGTTCGAGCTCAATCATGTGGGCGACGTGCCTTTTTATATCGATGGCGCAGACGAAGTAAATGCACACTTACATATGATCAAAGGCGGTGGTGCAGCGCTCACGAGAGAAAAAATCGTCGCTGCCTGCGCCAAGCGTTTCATCTGTATTGCCGATGGTTCGAAATACGTGGCACAGCTAGGCCAGTTTCCGCTGCCGGTGGAAGTCATTCCCATGGCGCGCTCCTACGTCGCCCGTGAGCTGGTCAAGCTAGGGGCAGAGCCGGTGTATCGCCAAGGCGTGGTGACGGATAACGGTAACCATATTATTGACTGCTTCAACTTTATGATTGAGGACCCGGTGGCAATGGAAGCGCGTATCAACGCTATCGTCGGTGTCGTGACCAACGGTCTATTTGCCGCGCGTGGCGCCGATGTGCTGCTACTGGGTAAGACGTATGGCGTAGAGCGCAAGGCGTTACGCTAA
- a CDS encoding 5-formyltetrahydrofolate cyclo-ligase — protein MTSYEMSLTSPNDKPALRRELKRRRRALSAEQQRQAALALCQRLKQLPEIRRAKRISLYLPVNSEIDPTPLIPWLRKRRVAIYLPVLRPFSANSLWFVAYDANTPMIHNRFGIAEPCPRFAVQRRHRLPAWALDTLIVPLVGFDRQANRMGMGGGFYDRSLSFMRHPGPAPALIGVAHACQQVASLPVEPWDIPLTAVASDTGVVRPIKTG, from the coding sequence ATGACGTCTTATGAGATGAGCCTTACCTCACCTAATGACAAGCCAGCCCTCCGGCGCGAGCTGAAACGTCGTCGTCGCGCGCTCTCCGCCGAACAGCAGCGGCAAGCCGCCTTGGCGCTATGCCAGCGCTTGAAGCAGCTCCCTGAAATCCGTCGCGCCAAGCGCATCAGCCTCTACCTGCCGGTCAATAGCGAGATTGACCCTACGCCACTCATTCCTTGGCTACGCAAACGGCGTGTGGCCATCTACTTGCCCGTGCTTCGCCCGTTTAGCGCCAACAGCCTTTGGTTCGTGGCGTACGACGCCAACACCCCCATGATCCACAATCGCTTCGGTATTGCCGAACCTTGTCCGCGATTTGCCGTTCAGCGCCGCCATCGACTGCCCGCCTGGGCACTGGACACGCTCATCGTGCCGCTAGTGGGTTTCGATCGTCAGGCGAATCGAATGGGCATGGGCGGTGGATTTTACGACCGCAGCTTGTCGTTCATGCGTCATCCCGGGCCAGCCCCTGCGCTGATTGGCGTGGCTCATGCCTGTCAGCAAGTAGCATCGCTGCCCGTTGAACCTTGGGATATTCCTCTCACTGCGGTCGCCAGCGATACCGGCGTGGTACGCCCAATAAAAACGGGCTGA
- the pepP gene encoding Xaa-Pro aminopeptidase produces the protein MPTPLPRPAAISPEEYRQRRASLLAKLPSHAALLVPGASLVTRSHDSEYPFRQQSDFYYLTGFQEPDALLVLLPGRGEGQSVVFCQDRDPHLEAWTGRRLGAQGVVSQHGLDQAFENAERDARLPSLLEGRELLYAPLDNPDALGIAKEALAQAQSGMRRGKPPLKGWLDSRPLIHEMRLIKSPAEIALLRHAAAISAQAHVRAMRTCQAGVYEYQLQAELEHTFVWHGASGPAYSTIVGGGANACVLHYIENSDVLEENTLVLIDAGAEFDLYAGDITRTFPVGGRFNDAQRELYQVVLGAQERAVKAIAPGATLADIHQGVVEDLTAGLIEVGLLTGEVQARIDDESYRRFYLHSTSHWLGLDVHDVGTYRLDETTPRPLAPGMVLTVEPGLYIPCDDDIPEAYRGIGIRIEDNVVVTERGHDILTADVPKQVEDIEKLMANK, from the coding sequence ATGCCCACGCCATTGCCTCGCCCTGCTGCCATTTCGCCTGAAGAGTACCGTCAGCGCCGAGCGTCGCTGCTGGCCAAGCTGCCAAGCCATGCGGCGCTGCTGGTGCCTGGGGCGTCCTTGGTGACTCGCTCCCACGACAGCGAGTACCCGTTCCGCCAGCAGAGCGACTTTTACTATTTGACCGGCTTTCAGGAGCCGGACGCGCTACTGGTGCTGTTGCCGGGCCGTGGCGAAGGGCAAAGCGTGGTGTTCTGCCAAGATCGCGACCCCCATCTGGAAGCTTGGACCGGCCGTCGGCTAGGGGCTCAGGGCGTTGTCAGCCAGCATGGTCTCGACCAGGCATTCGAAAATGCCGAGCGCGACGCACGGCTACCCTCGCTGCTCGAAGGTCGTGAGCTGCTCTATGCGCCGCTGGATAACCCCGACGCGCTGGGCATTGCCAAAGAAGCGCTGGCTCAGGCTCAGTCGGGTATGCGTCGGGGCAAACCGCCGTTGAAGGGTTGGTTGGATAGCCGCCCGCTGATTCACGAAATGCGCCTGATCAAAAGCCCCGCCGAAATTGCGCTTTTGCGCCATGCGGCGGCGATTTCCGCTCAGGCCCATGTTCGCGCCATGCGCACCTGTCAGGCAGGAGTGTATGAGTATCAGCTCCAGGCCGAGCTGGAACACACCTTTGTTTGGCACGGGGCTAGCGGGCCAGCCTACAGCACTATCGTGGGCGGCGGGGCCAATGCCTGCGTGCTGCACTATATTGAAAACAGCGATGTGCTGGAAGAGAACACGCTCGTACTGATCGATGCTGGGGCGGAATTCGATCTCTACGCAGGCGACATCACACGCACCTTTCCGGTCGGTGGGCGCTTCAACGACGCCCAGCGGGAACTCTACCAAGTGGTGTTAGGCGCACAGGAGCGGGCGGTGAAAGCCATTGCTCCAGGCGCTACGCTAGCAGATATCCACCAAGGCGTTGTGGAGGATCTGACCGCTGGCCTCATCGAGGTAGGCCTGCTGACGGGGGAGGTGCAAGCTCGCATCGATGACGAGAGCTATCGGCGCTTCTACCTTCACTCCACGTCTCACTGGTTAGGACTGGATGTGCACGACGTAGGTACCTATCGCCTCGACGAAACCACGCCACGCCCGCTGGCACCGGGCATGGTGCTGACCGTCGAACCCGGTCTTTACATTCCCTGCGACGACGATATTCCAGAAGCTTATCGCGGTATCGGCATTCGTATCGAGGATAACGTAGTGGTCACCGAACGGGGCCATGACATTTTGACCGCCGACGTACCGAAGCAGGTGGAAGATATCGAGAAACTAATGGCTAATAAATAA
- the ubiH gene encoding 2-octaprenyl-6-methoxyphenyl hydroxylase, with amino-acid sequence MYGAEQESRPQAPSPTHDVVIVGGGLVGASLGCALAPLIERYGWRVAIIEANALSQSTEGATWQPSFDARASAIAEGSAQRFRQLGVWEAMQAEATPIQRIHISERGRLGATRLNAQELGVAALGHVIPNAWMGRVLHQKLQQLPIEWHCPATVARLTPTASGHHLRLSDGSELTAALTILADGGRSGLKEQLGIASRRHSYEQTAVIAHVGISQPHQGIAYERFTSEGPIALLPLPGQAMELVWTHASGSETARMALADAAFLRALQRAFGDRVGRFTKVGQRFSYPLSLVTAEEPVRPGLAVLGNAAHALHPVAGQGFNLALRSVMDLVEALAQGAEQQRALGDMATLQAFERRRAQDRVNVIRFSDGLVRLFGYSLPLLPHARGAGLIGLNLIGPLRRRLARRAMGLER; translated from the coding sequence ATGTATGGGGCTGAGCAGGAATCACGTCCACAAGCGCCGTCGCCCACCCATGACGTCGTGATCGTGGGCGGTGGGTTGGTGGGGGCCAGTTTGGGCTGTGCATTGGCACCGCTCATCGAGCGCTATGGCTGGCGGGTCGCCATCATCGAAGCCAATGCGCTATCGCAAAGTACGGAAGGCGCGACGTGGCAACCGAGCTTCGATGCCCGGGCGAGTGCCATCGCCGAAGGCTCGGCCCAGCGCTTTCGTCAGCTAGGGGTGTGGGAAGCGATGCAGGCCGAGGCCACGCCGATTCAGCGTATCCATATCAGCGAGCGGGGCCGGTTGGGTGCGACGCGCCTCAATGCACAAGAGCTAGGCGTTGCTGCCTTGGGGCACGTGATTCCCAATGCCTGGATGGGGCGAGTGCTGCATCAGAAGCTGCAGCAACTGCCTATCGAGTGGCACTGTCCGGCCACGGTGGCACGGTTAACGCCCACGGCCAGCGGCCACCATTTACGGCTTTCCGATGGCAGTGAGCTGACGGCGGCGTTGACCATTTTGGCCGATGGCGGCCGTTCTGGGTTGAAAGAGCAGCTCGGTATCGCCAGTCGCCGCCACTCTTATGAACAAACCGCCGTGATTGCCCATGTGGGCATTAGTCAGCCCCACCAGGGCATTGCCTACGAGCGCTTTACCTCGGAAGGACCCATTGCACTACTGCCGTTGCCAGGTCAAGCCATGGAGCTGGTCTGGACGCACGCCAGCGGTAGCGAAACCGCTCGAATGGCGCTGGCTGACGCGGCGTTCTTGAGAGCGCTTCAGCGGGCGTTCGGCGACCGGGTCGGCCGATTTACCAAGGTGGGTCAGCGGTTTAGCTATCCGCTCTCGCTAGTGACCGCGGAGGAGCCCGTGCGGCCCGGCTTGGCTGTGTTAGGCAATGCCGCCCATGCGCTGCATCCTGTGGCTGGCCAAGGCTTCAACCTGGCGCTGCGCTCGGTGATGGATTTGGTCGAAGCCCTTGCCCAAGGTGCCGAGCAGCAGCGCGCCCTGGGAGATATGGCGACGCTGCAGGCGTTCGAGCGACGCCGAGCTCAAGACCGCGTCAACGTGATTCGTTTTAGCGATGGCTTGGTGCGCCTGTTTGGCTACTCGCTGCCGCTGCTCCCGCACGCGCGGGGAGCAGGGCTGATAGGCCTCAATTTGATCGGCCCGCTGCGCCGCCGTTTGGCACGCCGAGCTATGGGGCTAGAACGCTGA